The segment gaattgtctccatatataatataaaaaaggtaaaagaaaaacattcccaaaagtcgaaaaagcggcaaaatctagcgaaatatgcttttgagagtatactccaaaatgacgttttttttcgatttctttggtgatttcgtcaattattagggtaataatgataataattaccagaattgtattaatcataacaataatgatgataaaagtgagaataaagagaattttgataacatttgaatattattattattattattattattattattattattattattattattattattatattatcttaattattagtattattgcaaaaaatatattataaatgtaataataacaataataataataagtataataataataataataatgctagtggtttaaatattgttattagtattattattgttattattatcattattattatttgtactggtagtatattgcaaaaaaatattattataacagtaataattacagtaataacgatactaattaagataataatataaaaattattataaaatcgttattgttgttattattattgttattactattattattgttgtggttattagtattattgcaaaaatatatactataactccaatgattgcaataataatgataacaattgcaataatgatgataataattgcaataatgatgataataattgcaataatgatgataatgataatgatgataatgatgatgataataacaggaattgtctccatatataatataaaaaaggtaaaagaaaaacattcccaaatgtcgaaatagcggcaaaatctagcgaaatatagccttttgagagtatactccaaaatgacgtttttttccatttctttggtgatttcggcaattattagggtaataatgataataattaccagaattgtattaatcataacaataatgatgataaaagtgagaataaagagaattttgataacatttgaatattattattattattattattattattattattattattattattattattattattattattattattattattattattattattattattattattattattattattattattattactattatcttaattattagtattattgccaaaaatatattataactgtaataataacaataataataataagtataataataataataataataatgctagtggttataatattgttattagtattattattgtcattattatcattattattatttgtactggtagtataattgcaaaaataattattataacagtaataattacagtaataacgatactaattaagagaatgatataaataattattataaaatcgttattattgttattactattattattgttgtggttattagtattattgcaaaaatatatactataactccaatgattgcaataataatgataacaattgcaataatgatgataataattgcaataatgatgtaatgatgatgataatgatgataatgatgatgataacgataataatgatgataatgatgatgataagaacaggaattgtctccatatataatataaaaaaggtataagaaaaacattcccaaaagtcgaaaaagcggcaaaatctagcgaaatatagccttttgagagtatactctaaaataacgtttttttcgatttctttggtgatttcggcaattattagggtaataatgataataattaccagaattgtattaatcataacaataatgatgataaaagtgagaataaagagaattttgataacatttgattattattattattattattattattattattattattattattattattattattattattattactattatcttaattattagtattattgccaaaaatatattataactgtaataataacaataataataataagtataataataatgtaataataatgctagtggttataatattgttattagtattattattgttattattatcattattattatttgtactggtagtataatcggaaaaataattattataacgtaataattacagtaataacggtacgccgggcacgcctattggcgtgatagtcgtaatacccgtcccgacggggacgcctatacacgtgcaatttgtatccctgtatatatgaatgtttttgagctattttgtatgaatataaaagttaatatgcttgaatatgattatacaaatatatgtgtatatgtttagttcgatatacgtgtttatttgtcgtgtttgtgcttgttcgacgtgTTTTTTCGCATAAGCGGTCCCGCTCCCGCCTATACGCGTGAGGTTAGTGGACCCGTCCCGATGGGTACGTCTACTAGCGTGCTAATCGTAATACATACCTTTCCCGACGGGGACCGctacacacgtgcaatttgttcgtacagtgacgggagaggacggtcattgcagtaagtatttgaaaaggggagaagtaagttgtgtggaGTATTGTGAAAGGGGAtaaatgtgtgagcgtgtgtaaaagtgtgtaagggactcgtacggtgacggggagaggacggtcattgcagtaagtatttgaaaaaggaagaagtaagttgtgtggcagtatgtgaaaaggggataaatgtgtgagcgtgtgtaaaagGGTGTAAAAGGGACTCCtgcggtgacggggagaggacggtcaccgaggaatcccggtttttgaaatgttattagtaatttctttattttttctctctgaaacctaAACAGTCACTCAGCAAGTTTTCTACCATGACGTTCGTCCTTACTgtactttgtgtctgtgtgagaatgagagcgaagagagagagagagagcatgtgcgtgcgtgtgtgtgtgtgtgtgtgtgtgtgtgtgtgtgtgtgtgagagagagagagagagagagcatgtgcgtgtgtgtacgtttctgcatgtgcgtgtgtgtacgtgtgtacgtttctgcatgtgcgtgttttacgTGATTTTCTAGATCTTTTGGGGGACAATGATTGCCAGTAGAGTAGTTCAGCCATAGTTTACCACGTTTCCCGAATTACCTCACGTGACTCACGTGACCCGACATGGCGAATCTGATTGGCTAATGCCTctgaaaaatcgcaataaaaggcgacccagaggggaaggtaatccgggccataagtgaaaggcccgggcgaagccagaacttcgcaaatctcaagcaagggaAGGTAATCACTTGGATGGAAGAATTTGCCTTCGACAATGTCAAGACAACTCTCTGTACGCCGCGGCCGCAAGCCAAGGATTTCCCCTGCTGTTCGGGATCTCTCGTTCAGCGACGTTGATGACCCCCAGCCATCGACGTCGGGAATCCAACGCTTGCGGAATGCCCCAGATCCTCTTCTATACCTGTATTCTACAGACGAAGAGGATTATACACCTCCTCTGAAATTGCCTAGGACTagcgatctctctggtaagttttcctttttttgacttgtaaaaaacattgactttgtttctgcataccaagactatttccacagagaactcacgtttacctttgtatttttttttacagaagttgaAATCTCCACTCGATTTGACGGTGACGACTCGGATTGGGAGGGATCCGAGTTCGATACCGAAGAGTCGGGTGTGGACGACGACTCAGATGAAGATTTTGACTATGTCCCGCTGGTGGATACCTCTTTGGACTCCGACGAGCCCCTCACAGAATACGTCAGACGACATTGGGAGCGTAATGCTCCGGGAACTCCCTCTTTTTGTTGGTCGAAGAGGGAGAATTTCGTCAGGCGTCACTGCTTCGAGGGGACACCGGGTGTGAAACACCCCTTGAAGACTCGTCGACCCCATTAGAAGTGTTCACCAGTGTGTTCCCGAGGAGTTGTTTCAGACCATCGTGGACGAGACGAATcggtaagtaaaaacaatatcTCTGTATATTCTGACTTGAATATCGTAATGTTTCTACATgtcttttttgaaaaccccctgattttacaatgtctttttcttccaaccacaggtatgttcgacagaacccgcgcaccccttcatcccatatgaaggggtgggaggacacAACGGTGCGGGAAGTCCGCTCCTATGTCGGCTTACGATTCCTGATGGCCTTCAGTCGAAGAGGACCAGAGGGAATGGTGGTCGACGGACCCGTTGATGTCCTCGTCGGTGTTCGCCAAGACGATGACCAGGGACCGCTACGATGCCCTGACCTCCGCGCTCCACTTCGCTGATAACGAAGGGAGCATCCCGCGGAGGACAGGCTTTGGAAGCTGCGCCCTGTGTTAGACGTCTTGGAATCGACGTATCGATCCGCCTTCGTCCCGAACAAGAACGTGACCGTCGACGAGAGCTTGTGGGCCTTCAAGGGGCGTCACCACGCCTCCAGTACAATCCGAGCAGAGGGCTAGGAGAGGGCTGAAGGTCTACAAGCTTTGCTCGTGTGACGGTCCAGAGGTAGGGTATACGGCGGCCCTCAAGATCTACATGGGGCAGGACCGCGGCGTATTTCCATCCAGCATGAAGGCCGTCAccgacctgctggagaaggcagaTCTATTCGACAAGGGGTACCAGTTTATACACCGACAACTGGTACACCTCCCCGACTCTCTTTCCATTACCTGCAGGCCAGGAAGACCAGTGCAGTTGGGACTGTGCGTCTCAACCGGCGTGGCATGCCCTCGACCTGCAGGCGAGTCGGGACAAATCGACTTCCGGTCCAGCAAGACCGAATGATCTGCCTTCAGTGGGTGGACAAGCGTCCTGTTACGATGCTTTCTACCGCCCACACCAGCAAGGTCGTTACCCTGCCTCCCAACCGCCGAGGGTGGAGAGGTCGAAGCCTGAAGTTGTCGTTGCCTACAACAACGGCATGAAGGGCGTCGACCTCTCGGATCAGCTGGCGCAGTCATATCCAACGACGAGGAAGACCGTCAAATGGTATAAGAAGATTTTCTTCTACCTATTGGATATGACTACGACCAACGCGCTGGCTATCCACCGGGCCCTCGGCGGTAAACTTACTCAGTTTGAGTTCCGAAAGGAACTCGTTCGAGGATTGCTGCAGCAAGGTAAAGCATCtgaccctttattttttctttattctgataaagaaatgttatattcaatgttttacatgtccttttttgtcttacagtctttttttcttgcatctatTTACAGGCGGTCCCCGTGGCTCCCTCCGGCGGAATCCTCCTCACGGCTCGCCACGAGGAGGAGGTTCCCCAGCAGGCACACTTGCCAGTTGACACAACCGCATCGTCGGTGGCGTCGGTGTGTACTCTGCTGGGGAACTACCGGCGCAAGAAAGACACCAGGGTGATGTGCAGTTGCTGCGGCACCTCACTTTGTCCAACACCCTGTTTTCAGGCCTTCCATGCCTGAAGGTCGTTGGGCAACAGTTGTAAatagtgtaaaatattttatgtacatagtttctatgtatttatttattgaaaaagaaaaaacaccgtgctttcaggcagTTCATGCCTGAagataatttgaaaagaaaaaacaccgtgctttcaggcatttcatgccTGAAGCTTGGATAAAGGAATATTGtacatagtttctatgtatttatcattgaaaatggaaaacaccgtgctttcaggcatttcatggctgaagataatttgaaaatgacAAACTTTGATATTCTTTATGtaagtaatgtgtatatatactatacatatactatttatgcatttgtatatgaaattttgataaaaataaaattgaagtttTACGCTATGTTTCGATCTCACGCATAGACAAACCATCGACTTTACACCCTAAAATTTGTGATATACACGTAAATTGGACTTTATACTATAGTATGAAGCAATAAAATCGTTCATaggacatataataaagatacagtGAGTCTACAAACTTGACATGTTTCTTGAGTACAAAAACTTACGTTGCGGTTACTCGCAACCAACCATAAGAGCGCGCTGAAACTTCGCGTGCGTGATGAGACGGCCCGTGCGCGACGAGCGCGCGCTCCCGGCTTGACGAGAGTTGCCGCTTCTATTTCCCGTCAAGTTAGGTTTACAACATTGTTCCGACCCGTCGGtaaggggatatatatacatatatatatatatatatatccccttaccGACGGGTCGGAACAATGTTGTAAACCTAACTTGACGGGAAATAGAAGCGGCAACTCTCGTCAAGCCGGGAGCGCGCGCTCGTCGCGCACGGGCCGTCTCATCACGCACGCGAAGTTTCAGCGCGCTCTTATGGTTGGTTTGCGAGTAACCGCAACGTAAAGTTTTTGTACTCAAGAAACATGTCAAAAGTTTGTAGACTCactgtatctttattatatgtcctATGAACGATTTTATTGCTTCATACTATAGTATAAAGTCCAATTTACGTGTATATCACAAATTTTAGGGTGTAAAGTCGATGGTTTGTCTATGCGTGAGATCGAAACATAGCGTAaaacttcaattttatttt is part of the Penaeus monodon isolate SGIC_2016 unplaced genomic scaffold, NSTDA_Pmon_1 PmonScaffold_3522, whole genome shotgun sequence genome and harbors:
- the LOC119570673 gene encoding uncharacterized protein LOC119570673, with product MSRQLSVRRGRKPRISPAVRDLSFSDVDDPQPSTSGIQRLRNAPDPLLYLYSTDEEDYTPPLKLPRTSDLSEVEISTRFDGDDSDWEGSEFDTEESGVDDDSDEDFDYVPLVDTSLDSDEPLTEYVRRHWERNAPGTPSFCWSKRENFVRRHCFEGTPGVKHPLKTRRPH